A single region of the Sorghum bicolor cultivar BTx623 chromosome 9, Sorghum_bicolor_NCBIv3, whole genome shotgun sequence genome encodes:
- the LOC8076834 gene encoding uncharacterized protein LOC8076834, which yields MGQGAAKAKQGGEDAAQKTPEKEDAKKAQKSSDANALIEFMKKNYDAKVKNVTEFDEFYHAIYDLIEKFCEQRGQLQYRIPSKDDLKKKYQDFHRARGNVTAEEFEKIAREILKIDSFTFGKAAIDMLVILFGAPVCALLAKRVVPGLKAISDDIVIPAATSGAVVYLVKSNKI from the exons GGGGTGAGGATGCAGCGCAGAAGACCCCCGAGAAGGAGGACGCGAAGAAAGCGCAGAAATCCAGCGACGCAAACGCGCTCATCgaattcatgaagaagaactaCGACGCCAAAGTGAAGAATGTGACGGAGTTCGATGAGTTCTACCACGCCATTTACGATCTTATCGA AAAATTTTGCGAGCAGCGTGGGCAGTTGCAGTACAGGATACCATCAAAAGACGACCTCAAGAAAAAGTACCAG GATTTCCACAGGGCAAGGGGGAACGTGACCGCAGAGGAATTTGAGAAAATCGCCAGGGAAATTCTCAAGATAGACAGCTTCACCTTCGGCAAGGCTGCCATCGATATGCTCGTCATCCTCTTTGGCGCGCCGGTGTGCGCGCTCCTCGCCAAGAGGGTCGTCCCAGGCCTCAAGGCGATCTCCGACGACATCGTCATCCCGGCGGCCACCTCCGGAGCCGTCGTGTACCTCGTCAAGTCCAACAAGATCTAA